One Ostrea edulis chromosome 2, xbOstEdul1.1, whole genome shotgun sequence genomic region harbors:
- the LOC125681014 gene encoding target of rapamycin complex 2 subunit MAPKAP1-like — protein MAMMDDANFLLAHIRNSFITSDDTGMCEIIIENDEADRNTKLISRLDGSLPDSGTELSDHELSTSYDILPDMGYGHRLRSNTAQRLERLKKEKKSQRKVKNISWRDCPTDYTAEDKGHLFEKKSLPYPDSDLGELSKGSKLTQQIENYASLGENPFLEYAKFDGRASVGTPTKKIDIFLTMCPPGEREYPITVIVVAMAKIQDLIGLICWQYTNEGREPKLNENIEMYCLHIAEDDGEVDTDFPSLDNKEPVSKFGFSKLALVEKDIPPPANNRSSHVVTVHVPNRGFNKFQVENMSTTIREILQRVLKRRKVKIRPGQQYNMEKQGEPGVSLELDATLASMDTLEFCLVRENSTRGELADEREGDVSTIADSLTSHQYKSYIVNMIHRLRTNTDVQLGISGEKIEIDPVGTKGSVKFLRQKAATYLADTIASADIIEEKSNSKTVFRLTYFTDKDSYKHHDFETDDDVANEIVQKIKNILEMRLSPVRKEYMANKERKLKKRESLKFS, from the exons ATGGCTATGATGGACGATGCCAATTTCCTTCTTGCCCATATCCGTAATTCATTTATTACTAGTGATGATACGGGCATGTGCGAGATAATCATCGAGAATGACGAGGCAGACCGAAACACAAAACTGATATCCAG ACTAGATGGATCCTTGCCTGACAGCGGAACTGAACTGTCAGACCACGAACTATCAACTTCTTACGACATTCTTCCAGATATGGGATATG GACACAGATTGCGATCCAACACTGCGCAGCGATTGGAGCGATTAAAGAAGGAGAAGAAAAGTCAACGGAAAGTGAAGAACATTTCTTGGCGGGACTGTCCAACAGATTACACAG CTGAGGACAAGGGTCATTTGTTTGAGAAGAAGTCACTGCCTTATCCAGACTCAGACCTAGGGGAATTATCGAAAGGGTCTAAACTGACTCAGCAAATTGAAAACTATGCCAGTTTAGGGGAAAACCCATTCCTTGAGTATGCAAAATTCGATGGACGG GCCAGTGTAGGAACACCAACCAAAAAGATAGACATATTTTTAACCATGTGTCCCCCAGGGGAAAGGGAATATCCCATCACTGTAATTGTCGTGGCAATGGCCAAAATTCAAGATCTGATTGGGTTAATATGCTGGCAATACACCAATGAAGGACGAGAACCAAAACTAAA TGAGAACATTGAGATGTACTGCCTCCATATTGCTGAAGATGATGGGGAAGTAGACACAGACTTCCCCAGTCTGGACAACAAGGAACCTGTCTCCAAGTTTGGCTTCTCAAAGCTGGCTCTGGTAGAAAAAGATATCCCTCCACCCGCCAACAACCGCTCAAGCCATGTTGTCACAGT ACATGTTCCAAACAGAGGCtttaataaatttcaagttGAGAATATGAGCACAACAATTAGAGAAATTTTACAAAGGGTACTGAAGAGGAGAAAGGTTAAAATAAGACCAG GTCAGCAGTACAACATGGAAAAACAAGGTGAACCTGGGGTGTCCTTGGAGCTGGACGCTACACTGGCCAGTATGGACACGTTGGAGTTCTGTCTTGTGAGAGAAAACA GTACAAGAGGGGAACTTGCAGACGAGAGGGAAGGTGACGTCTCCACTATTGCGGACTCCTTAACCAGTCACCAGTACAAAAGCTACATCGTCAACATGATTCATCGACTCCGGACCAACACCGACGTCCAGTTAG GGATAAGCGGGGAGAAGATAGAGATAGACCCAGTGGGTACCAAAGGTTCGGTCAAGTTCCTGCGACAGAAAGCAGCTACATACCTAGCAGACACAATAGCTTCAGCAGACATTATAGAGGAAAAGTCAAATA GTAAAACTGTGTTCCGATTGACCTATTTTACTGATAAAGACAGTTATAAGCACCATGACTTTGAAACTGATGATGATGTAGCTAATGAAATagttcaaaaaattaaaaacattctgGAAATGAGACTGAGTCCTGTTCGCAAAGAATACATGGCCAACAAGGAGAGGAAGTTGAAAAAGAGAGAGTCATTGAAGTTTAGTTAG